A portion of the Pseudomonas synxantha BG33R genome contains these proteins:
- a CDS encoding DUF3757 domain-containing protein, translated as MKLLFPAALVGLAALAGCARQHPAAVSMCPAIGAIQQEKQEQGYRYVSVAPGAGWSGENPYAQEPYLAGLKFISAGIRPGQNGPFVACDYEGPEHFAFLRMSRRFLTLPQPVQPNWDDNAFCKPGSGNVADCRFLGY; from the coding sequence ATGAAACTATTGTTTCCAGCCGCTTTGGTTGGGCTGGCAGCTTTGGCCGGATGTGCTCGGCAGCATCCTGCAGCGGTATCAATGTGCCCGGCCATCGGTGCCATTCAGCAAGAGAAACAGGAGCAGGGCTATCGTTACGTCTCTGTTGCGCCGGGCGCTGGTTGGAGTGGAGAAAATCCCTATGCACAGGAGCCCTATCTGGCTGGATTGAAGTTCATTTCCGCCGGGATCAGACCCGGGCAAAACGGACCTTTTGTTGCCTGTGATTATGAGGGCCCTGAACATTTTGCCTTTCTGCGTATGTCCCGGCGTTTCTTGACGCTGCCACAACCGGTACAACCGAACTGGGACGATAATGCCTTCTGCAAGCCAGGCTCTGGCAATGTAGCTGATTGCAGGTTTCTCGGCTATTGA
- a CDS encoding DUF3757 domain-containing protein, whose amino-acid sequence MSHSTLKWLQFFAATGALMLIGNAQAAQLSCPDSSTIKVVSIQFSAGEQEQQWSGEQLVDDYSGAEGVKFLGAAIKQGADSETKLPYHYVICNYSGKGKDDYFRLSKRFVLPPVANGSGWNEHKECTNSKVTDCAFELMNSKGPAKFTLPVQK is encoded by the coding sequence ATGTCACATTCAACTCTTAAGTGGCTTCAGTTTTTTGCGGCGACGGGTGCGTTGATGCTGATAGGTAATGCACAGGCGGCGCAGTTATCTTGCCCAGATTCTTCAACTATCAAGGTTGTGAGCATTCAGTTTTCAGCTGGAGAGCAAGAGCAGCAATGGAGTGGCGAACAGCTCGTTGACGATTATTCTGGGGCTGAGGGCGTCAAGTTTCTGGGCGCAGCGATCAAACAAGGTGCAGACAGCGAAACGAAATTGCCTTATCACTACGTAATCTGTAATTACAGCGGGAAAGGCAAGGACGATTATTTTAGGTTGTCTAAGCGGTTTGTCTTGCCTCCCGTGGCTAACGGTTCTGGTTGGAATGAGCATAAAGAGTGTACAAATAGTAAAGTCACGGACTGTGCTTTTGAGCTGATGAACTCAAAGGGGCCTGCCAAGTTCACATTGCCTGTTCAGAAGTAG
- the epd gene encoding erythrose-4-phosphate dehydrogenase produces MPQPRPYKVALNGYGRIGRCVLRALFERGAAAGFEIVAINDLADMASIEYLTRFDSTHGRFPGEVRVDGDCLHINGNCVQVLRSATPEGIDWKALGVDLVLECSGVYHTRADGQRFLDAGAPRVLFSQPMASEADVDATIVYGINQDCLTGDELLVSNASCTTNCSVPLLRLLDQAIGLDYVSITTIHSAMNDQPVIDAYHHEDLRRTRSAFQSVIPVSTGLARGIERLLPELAGRIQAKAVRVPTVNVSCLDITMQTVSDTDATEVNRILRDAATSGPLKGLLAYTELPHASCDFNHDPHSAIVDASQTRVSGPRLVNILAWFDNEWGFANRMLDVAEHYLHIAAKQPQQ; encoded by the coding sequence ATGCCCCAACCGCGTCCCTACAAAGTTGCACTCAACGGCTACGGCCGCATTGGTCGTTGCGTCTTGCGTGCTCTGTTCGAGCGAGGGGCGGCAGCCGGGTTTGAAATTGTTGCAATCAACGATCTGGCCGACATGGCCAGCATCGAATACCTGACACGCTTTGACTCCACTCACGGGCGCTTTCCCGGCGAAGTGCGGGTCGACGGCGATTGTCTGCATATCAATGGCAACTGCGTACAAGTGTTGCGCAGTGCCACCCCCGAAGGCATCGACTGGAAAGCACTGGGCGTCGACCTGGTGCTGGAATGCTCCGGTGTCTATCACACCCGTGCCGATGGCCAGCGTTTTCTCGACGCCGGTGCGCCGCGTGTGCTGTTTTCCCAACCGATGGCCAGCGAGGCGGATGTCGACGCCACCATTGTCTACGGCATCAACCAGGATTGCCTGACCGGTGATGAGCTGCTGGTGTCCAACGCTTCGTGTACCACCAACTGCAGCGTGCCGTTGTTGCGTCTGCTGGATCAGGCGATCGGCCTGGATTATGTGTCGATCACCACGATTCACTCGGCGATGAACGACCAACCGGTGATCGACGCCTATCACCACGAAGACCTGCGCCGCACGCGTTCGGCGTTCCAGTCGGTGATTCCGGTATCCACAGGCTTAGCTCGCGGCATCGAGCGGCTGTTGCCGGAACTTGCCGGGCGAATCCAGGCCAAAGCCGTACGTGTGCCGACGGTGAATGTGTCTTGCCTGGATATCACCATGCAAACCGTCAGCGACACTGATGCGACGGAGGTCAACCGGATACTGCGTGACGCCGCGACCAGCGGCCCGCTCAAAGGCTTGCTGGCCTACACCGAGTTGCCCCACGCCAGTTGTGATTTCAACCATGACCCGCATTCGGCGATTGTCGATGCCAGCCAGACTCGCGTTTCCGGCCCCAGGCTGGTGAACATCCTGGCCTGGTTCGACAACGAATGGGGCTTTGCCAACCGAATGCTGGATGTTGCGGAACATTATCTGCACATCGCCGCTAAACAACCTCAACAGTAA
- the tkt gene encoding transketolase, giving the protein MPSRRERANAIRALSMDAVQKANSGHPGAPMGMADIAEVLWRDYLKHNPSNPSFADRDRFVLSNGHGSMLIYSLLHLTGYDVTIDDLKSFRQLHSRTPGHPEFGYTPGVETTTGPLGQGLANAVGFALAEKVLGAQFNRPGHDIVDHHTYVFLGDGCMMEGISHEVASLAGTLGLGKLIAFYDDNGISIDGEVEGWFTDDTPKRFEAYNWQVIRNVDGHDPEEIKIAIDTARKSAQPTLICCKTTIGFGSPNKQGKEDCHGAPLGDAEIALTREALKWNHGPFEIPADIYAEWDAKEKGLATEAEWDQRFAAYSAEFPELANELVRRLAGDLPADFSAKASAYIAEVAAKGETIASRKASQNTLNAFGPLLPEILGGSADLAGSNLTLWKGCKGVSAEDASGNYMYYGVREFGMSAIMNGVSLHGGLVPYGATFLMFMEYARNAVRMAALMKKRVIHVYTHDSIGLGEDGPTHQPVEQLTSLRTTPNLDCWRPADAVESAVAWKHAIERKDGPSALIFSRQNLQHQVRTDAQIADISRGGYVLKDCIGEPELILISTGSEVGLTVQAYDKLTAQGRNVRVVSMPCTSVFEAQDAGYKQSVLPLQVSARIAIEAAHADYWYKYVGLEGRVIGMTTYGESAPAPALFEEFGFTLENILGQAEELLED; this is encoded by the coding sequence ATGCCCAGCCGTCGTGAGCGTGCCAACGCCATTCGTGCCCTCAGCATGGATGCCGTGCAAAAAGCCAACAGCGGCCATCCCGGTGCCCCGATGGGCATGGCGGATATCGCCGAGGTACTTTGGCGTGACTACCTGAAACACAACCCGAGCAACCCGTCGTTCGCCGACCGTGACCGCTTCGTGCTGTCCAACGGCCACGGCTCGATGCTGATCTATTCGCTGCTGCACCTGACCGGCTACGACGTCACCATCGACGACCTCAAGAGCTTCCGTCAGCTGCACAGCCGCACCCCCGGTCACCCGGAATTCGGCTACACCCCAGGCGTGGAGACCACTACCGGTCCCCTGGGTCAGGGCCTGGCCAACGCTGTCGGCTTCGCGCTGGCTGAAAAAGTTCTGGGCGCGCAATTCAACCGCCCCGGCCACGACATCGTCGATCACCACACCTATGTGTTCCTGGGTGATGGCTGCATGATGGAAGGCATCTCCCACGAAGTCGCCTCCCTGGCCGGCACCCTTGGCCTGGGCAAGCTGATTGCCTTCTACGATGACAACGGCATTTCCATCGACGGCGAAGTCGAAGGCTGGTTCACCGATGACACCCCCAAGCGTTTCGAAGCCTACAACTGGCAGGTGATCCGCAACGTCGACGGCCACGATCCGGAAGAAATCAAGATCGCCATCGACACCGCTCGCAAGAGCGCGCAGCCAACCCTGATTTGCTGCAAGACCACCATCGGTTTCGGCTCGCCGAACAAGCAAGGTAAAGAAGACTGCCACGGCGCCCCACTGGGTGACGCGGAAATCGCCCTGACCCGTGAAGCGCTGAAGTGGAACCACGGCCCGTTTGAAATCCCGGCCGATATCTACGCCGAATGGGACGCCAAGGAAAAAGGCCTGGCCACCGAAGCCGAGTGGGACCAGCGTTTCGCGGCCTACTCCGCCGAATTCCCGGAGCTTGCCAACGAGCTGGTTCGTCGCCTGGCCGGTGACCTGCCTGCCGACTTCTCGGCAAAAGCCTCGGCCTACATCGCCGAAGTCGCGGCCAAGGGCGAGACCATCGCCAGCCGTAAAGCCAGCCAGAACACCCTGAACGCCTTTGGCCCGCTGCTGCCTGAGATCCTCGGCGGTTCGGCTGACCTGGCCGGTTCCAACCTGACCCTGTGGAAAGGCTGCAAAGGTGTCTCGGCCGAAGACGCCAGCGGCAACTACATGTACTACGGCGTGCGCGAGTTCGGCATGAGCGCCATCATGAACGGCGTGTCCCTGCACGGCGGCCTGGTGCCTTACGGCGCGACCTTCCTGATGTTCATGGAGTACGCACGTAACGCCGTGCGTATGGCTGCGCTGATGAAGAAGCGTGTGATCCATGTGTACACCCACGACTCCATCGGCCTGGGTGAAGACGGCCCGACGCACCAGCCGGTCGAGCAATTGACCAGCCTGCGCACCACGCCGAACCTGGACTGCTGGCGCCCAGCCGACGCGGTCGAATCCGCCGTGGCCTGGAAGCACGCCATCGAGCGCAAGGACGGCCCTTCGGCGCTGATCTTCTCGCGTCAGAACCTGCAACACCAGGTGCGTACCGATGCGCAGATCGCCGACATCAGCCGTGGTGGTTATGTGCTCAAGGACTGCATCGGCGAGCCGGAGCTGATCCTGATCTCCACCGGTTCCGAAGTGGGCCTGACCGTTCAGGCTTACGACAAGCTGACCGCGCAGGGCCGCAACGTTCGCGTTGTATCCATGCCGTGCACCAGCGTGTTCGAAGCCCAGGACGCCGGCTACAAGCAATCGGTGTTGCCGCTGCAGGTCAGCGCGCGTATCGCGATCGAAGCGGCTCACGCTGACTACTGGTACAAGTACGTGGGCCTGGAAGGCCGCGTGATCGGCATGACCACCTATGGTGAGTCGGCGCCGGCGCCAGCGTTGTTCGAAGAGTTCGGTTTCACCCTGGAAAACATCCTGGGTCAGGCTGAAGAGTTGCTGGAAGACTAA
- a CDS encoding polysaccharide lyase family 7 protein: MIDLSTWNLSIPVGSPPTTIDTPRLLSGFNDQYFQAEGSDVQFWTPVTGTRTENAIYPRSELRETYADGRLRNWTYPEADNFLRATLTVNQVPTSGKVVIGQIHAYDSQKPLIKLEYQFKEKTQTGNIVAKVRMRPDEAESQVIIVASNVPLEKSFTYVINLNKAGLLSVYAADSEWNERIGAAWGDKPLYFKAGVYVQDNSGDSKEGARVTFAKLDIDHE, encoded by the coding sequence ATGATCGACCTCTCCACCTGGAACCTGAGCATTCCGGTCGGCTCCCCGCCCACGACCATCGACACCCCAAGGCTGCTGAGTGGCTTCAACGATCAATACTTCCAGGCCGAAGGCAGCGATGTGCAGTTCTGGACCCCCGTGACCGGCACCCGCACCGAAAACGCCATTTACCCACGCAGCGAACTGCGCGAAACCTACGCCGACGGGCGCCTGCGCAACTGGACCTACCCCGAGGCCGATAACTTCCTGCGCGCCACCCTCACGGTCAACCAGGTACCCACCTCCGGCAAAGTCGTTATCGGCCAGATCCACGCCTATGACAGCCAGAAACCACTGATCAAGCTGGAGTACCAGTTCAAGGAAAAAACCCAGACCGGCAACATCGTCGCCAAGGTGCGCATGCGCCCGGACGAGGCCGAGAGCCAGGTCATCATCGTCGCCTCCAACGTGCCGCTGGAGAAGAGCTTCACCTACGTTATCAATCTCAACAAAGCCGGGCTGCTCAGCGTGTACGCCGCCGACAGCGAGTGGAATGAACGCATTGGCGCTGCCTGGGGCGACAAGCCGTTGTACTTCAAGGCGGGGGTGTATGTGCAGGACAACAGTGGGGACAGCAAGGAAGGCGCGCGGGTGACGTTTGCGAAGTTGGATATTGATCACGAGTAA
- a CDS encoding phosphoglycerate kinase, which yields MTVLKMTDLDLQGKRVLIREDLNVPVKDGVVTSDARILASLPTIKLALEKGAAVMVCSHLGRPTEGEFSAENSLKPVAEYLSKALGRDVPLVTDYLGGVDVKAGEIVLFENVRFNKGEKKNSDELAQQYAALCDVFVMDAFGTAHRAEGSTHGVAKFAKVAAAGPLLAAELDALGKALGAPAQPMAAIVAGSKVSTKLDVLNSLSQICNQLIVGGGIANTFLAAAGHPVGKSLYEPDLLDTARAIAAKVSVPLPVDVVVAKEFAESAEATVKLIADVAADDMILDIGPQTAANFAELLKASQTILWNGPVGVFEFDQFGNGTKVLAKAIAESSAFSIAGGGDTLAAIDKYGVADQISYISTGGGAFLEFVEGKVLPAVEVLETRAKG from the coding sequence ATGACCGTGTTGAAGATGACCGACCTCGATCTGCAAGGTAAGCGCGTACTGATCCGCGAAGACCTCAACGTCCCAGTCAAGGACGGTGTGGTCACCAGCGATGCGCGAATCCTGGCCTCGCTGCCGACCATCAAGCTGGCCCTGGAAAAAGGCGCGGCCGTGATGGTCTGCTCCCACCTGGGCCGCCCGACCGAAGGTGAGTTCTCCGCCGAAAACAGCCTCAAGCCTGTCGCCGAGTACCTGAGCAAGGCCCTGGGCCGTGACGTGCCACTGGTCACAGACTACCTGGGCGGCGTGGACGTGAAAGCCGGCGAGATCGTGCTGTTCGAAAACGTGCGCTTCAACAAGGGCGAGAAAAAGAACAGCGACGAACTGGCCCAGCAATATGCCGCTTTGTGCGATGTGTTCGTGATGGACGCTTTCGGCACTGCTCACCGCGCTGAAGGTTCGACCCACGGTGTGGCCAAGTTCGCCAAGGTTGCTGCTGCCGGCCCACTGCTGGCTGCTGAGCTGGATGCGTTGGGCAAGGCCCTGGGCGCTCCGGCCCAGCCAATGGCGGCCATCGTTGCCGGTTCCAAGGTTTCCACCAAGCTGGACGTGCTCAACAGTCTCAGCCAGATCTGCAACCAGTTGATCGTCGGCGGCGGCATCGCCAACACCTTCCTGGCCGCAGCCGGCCACCCGGTGGGCAAATCCCTGTACGAACCGGACCTGCTGGATACCGCCCGCGCCATCGCCGCCAAAGTCAGCGTGCCATTGCCGGTGGACGTGGTCGTTGCCAAAGAGTTCGCTGAAAGCGCCGAAGCCACCGTCAAGCTCATCGCTGACGTGGCCGCTGACGACATGATCCTGGACATCGGCCCGCAAACCGCGGCCAATTTCGCTGAACTGCTCAAGGCATCCCAGACTATCCTGTGGAATGGCCCGGTAGGCGTGTTCGAGTTCGACCAGTTCGGCAACGGCACCAAAGTGCTGGCCAAAGCCATTGCTGAAAGCTCGGCTTTCTCCATCGCCGGCGGCGGTGACACCTTGGCGGCCATCGATAAATATGGCGTTGCTGATCAGATCTCCTACATTTCTACCGGTGGCGGCGCCTTCCTCGAATTCGTCGAGGGCAAGGTTTTGCCGGCCGTGGAAGTGTTGGAAACCCGAGCCAAGGGCTAA
- a CDS encoding ArsR/SmtB family transcription factor, with protein sequence MNLPVPSLRPDDGDELAALCKAAGDPLRLNVLRALANDSFGVLELAQIFAIGQSGMSHHLKVLAQADLVATRREGNAIFYRRALPHTEQLGGKLHAALLEEVDNLGLPSDVQSRIGQVHGQRAAASQDFFSRVADKFRAQQDLIAGLPQYRESVLALLDKLSFSSEATAVEVGPGDGGFLPDLARRFGQVTALDNSPAMLELARQLCEREALGNVRLQLADALNDTSLRADCVVLNMVLHHFAAPADALKQMAGLLHPGGSLLVTDLCSHNQNWAKEACGDLWLGFEQDDLARWATAAGLVPGESLYVGLRNGFQIQVRHFQRPAGDTHHR encoded by the coding sequence ATGAACCTACCCGTGCCCTCCCTGCGTCCTGACGACGGCGATGAACTGGCAGCCCTTTGCAAGGCTGCAGGTGATCCGTTGCGCCTGAACGTATTGCGCGCACTGGCCAACGATTCGTTCGGGGTGCTGGAACTGGCGCAGATCTTCGCCATCGGCCAATCCGGCATGAGCCACCACTTGAAGGTGCTGGCCCAGGCCGACCTGGTCGCCACGCGCCGCGAAGGTAATGCGATTTTTTACCGCCGCGCCCTGCCCCATACCGAACAGCTGGGCGGCAAACTGCACGCCGCCTTGCTTGAGGAAGTGGATAACCTGGGCCTGCCGAGCGACGTACAGTCGCGCATCGGCCAGGTCCACGGGCAACGCGCCGCCGCCAGCCAGGACTTTTTCTCCCGGGTTGCCGACAAGTTTCGCGCCCAGCAGGACCTGATCGCCGGCTTGCCCCAGTACCGCGAAAGCGTACTGGCGCTGTTGGACAAGCTGAGCTTCAGTAGTGAAGCAACGGCCGTGGAAGTCGGCCCTGGCGATGGCGGCTTTCTGCCCGACCTGGCACGACGTTTCGGGCAGGTGACGGCGCTGGACAACAGCCCGGCAATGCTTGAACTGGCGCGCCAACTCTGTGAACGCGAAGCCCTGGGCAATGTGCGCCTGCAGTTGGCCGACGCCTTGAATGACACCAGCCTGCGGGCCGATTGCGTGGTGCTGAACATGGTCTTGCACCATTTCGCCGCCCCCGCCGACGCCCTCAAGCAAATGGCCGGGTTACTACACCCCGGCGGTAGCCTGCTGGTTACGGATTTATGCAGCCACAACCAGAATTGGGCCAAGGAGGCCTGCGGTGATCTCTGGCTGGGTTTTGAACAGGACGATCTGGCCCGTTGGGCCACCGCTGCGGGACTCGTTCCCGGGGAAAGCCTCTATGTAGGTTTACGTAATGGTTTCCAGATTCAGGTCCGCCATTTTCAGCGACCGGCTGGCGACACTCACCATCGGTAA
- the fba gene encoding class II fructose-bisphosphate aldolase (catalyzes the reversible aldol condensation of dihydroxyacetonephosphate and glyceraldehyde 3-phosphate in the Calvin cycle, glycolysis, and/or gluconeogenesis), with protein sequence MALISMRQMLDHAAEFGYGVPAFNVNNLEQMRAIMEAADKTDSPVIVQASAGARKYAGAPFLRHLILAAIEEFPHIPVCMHQDHGTSPDVCQRSIQLGFSSVMMDGSLGEDGKTPTDYEYNVRVTQQTVAMAHACGVSVEGELGCLGSLETGMAGEEDGIGAEGVLDHSQMLTDPEEAADFVKKTQVDALAIAIGTSHGAYKFTKPPTGDVLAIDRIKEIHKRIPNTHLVMHGSSSVPQEWLAIINQYGGDIKETYGVPVEEIVEGIKYGVRKVNIDTDLRLASTGAMRRLMATNPSEFDPRKFFGATVTAMRDVCIARYEAFGTAGNASKIKPISLEAMYQRYLKGELNAKVN encoded by the coding sequence ATGGCACTTATCAGCATGCGTCAAATGCTGGACCACGCAGCCGAGTTCGGCTACGGCGTCCCAGCCTTTAACGTCAACAACCTTGAGCAGATGCGCGCCATCATGGAAGCCGCTGACAAGACCGACTCCCCTGTGATCGTCCAGGCTTCGGCCGGTGCGCGCAAATACGCCGGTGCCCCGTTCCTGCGTCACCTGATCCTTGCGGCCATCGAAGAATTCCCACATATCCCGGTGTGCATGCACCAGGACCACGGCACCAGCCCTGACGTGTGCCAGCGCTCCATCCAACTGGGCTTCAGCTCGGTGATGATGGACGGCTCCCTCGGCGAAGACGGCAAGACCCCAACCGACTACGAGTACAACGTACGCGTCACCCAACAAACCGTGGCCATGGCTCACGCCTGCGGCGTTTCGGTCGAAGGCGAGCTGGGCTGCCTGGGTTCGCTTGAAACCGGCATGGCCGGCGAAGAAGACGGCATCGGCGCCGAAGGCGTGCTGGATCACAGCCAGATGCTGACCGACCCGGAAGAAGCGGCCGACTTCGTCAAGAAGACCCAGGTCGACGCCTTGGCCATCGCCATCGGCACCAGCCACGGCGCCTACAAGTTCACCAAGCCACCTACCGGCGACGTGCTGGCTATCGACCGCATCAAGGAAATCCACAAGCGCATCCCCAACACCCACCTGGTGATGCACGGTTCTTCCTCGGTACCGCAAGAATGGCTGGCGATCATCAACCAGTACGGCGGCGACATCAAAGAAACCTACGGCGTACCGGTTGAAGAAATCGTCGAAGGCATCAAGTACGGCGTGCGCAAGGTCAACATCGACACCGACCTGCGCCTGGCATCTACTGGCGCAATGCGTCGCCTGATGGCCACCAACCCGAGCGAATTTGACCCACGTAAATTCTTCGGTGCCACCGTGACCGCAATGCGCGACGTGTGTATTGCTCGCTACGAAGCGTTTGGTACTGCGGGTAATGCTTCGAAGATCAAACCGATCTCGCTGGAAGCAATGTACCAGCGTTACCTCAAAGGTGAGTTGAACGCTAAGGTGAATTAA
- a CDS encoding MliC family protein produces the protein MKGVFALAALALLAGCSSMNMFSKAAEPADKWTTWTCDSKAELNWRFANQARSEVDVRLGGSDQVYRLKQEVAASGVLYSDGQLAFHTKGEEGLVYWVATDDLIGRGCKAN, from the coding sequence ATGAAAGGCGTTTTCGCCCTGGCAGCCCTGGCCCTGTTGGCCGGTTGCAGCAGCATGAACATGTTCAGCAAGGCCGCAGAGCCTGCCGACAAGTGGACCACCTGGACCTGCGACAGCAAGGCCGAGCTCAACTGGCGCTTCGCCAACCAGGCCCGTTCCGAAGTGGATGTACGCCTCGGCGGTTCGGACCAGGTTTACCGTCTCAAGCAAGAGGTAGCCGCCTCGGGCGTGCTGTACAGCGACGGCCAATTGGCGTTTCACACCAAAGGTGAGGAAGGCCTGGTGTACTGGGTGGCCACCGATGATTTGATTGGGCGCGGCTGCAAAGCCAACTGA
- a CDS encoding putative bifunctional diguanylate cyclase/phosphodiesterase, whose amino-acid sequence MDCAPHPGDASSVLLVVDDYPENLVSMRALLQCEDWRVMTAASGLEALELLLAHDVDLVLLDVRMPGMDGFEVARLMRGSQRTRMTPIIFLTATAHSPDAVLEGYASGAIDYLFKPFDPLILKPKVQALLDHQRNRRALQRLSHDLELARAFNASVLDNAAEGILVVGETSVIEYANPAISRLLNATMAELQGESFLSFLQKPHVPTWLGFPMYEAYRKGQTWRQHDAILRTGRGQQVPVALSCAPLPAEQQAMVVTVLDMSEVRHLHQQLEFQAVTDPLTGLLNRRGFHQAVENTLLRGERSEQALVLLYLDLDGFKRVNDTLGHDAGDRVLRWVSEQMQACLRSYDILGRIGGDEFTALLELEFPEQAAKIAEKLIERVSVCQQVDGLDVMLGVSIGIATFPDCGSDLSGLLRAADIAMYEAKRAGRQQYRYYDQEMNGRARSRLMLEDSVRTAIANKDFTLVYQPQVCLEDGRLRGVEALLRWQHPSVGDVPPGLFLPLLEEARLISQLSTWIYQQVAAQRQAWQATFDPELVLSVSLSSSQFNMPNLANQLQQVLERHGLRGRQLEVEISEDCLMNNLEESAKQLQLLRRIGVRIALDDFGAGHCSLAHLRDLAFDTLKLDPQLVARLPGSSRDAAMARSIIQLCGHFDVLVIAEGVETLEQTEWLKANGCTCIQGPWAALPLMAEDVAGWSYPRVR is encoded by the coding sequence ATGGATTGCGCTCCACACCCAGGCGATGCCAGTTCGGTCCTTTTGGTGGTCGATGACTACCCGGAAAACCTCGTCAGCATGCGTGCGCTATTGCAGTGTGAAGACTGGCGGGTAATGACCGCCGCTTCCGGCCTGGAAGCCTTGGAATTGCTGCTGGCCCACGACGTCGACCTGGTGTTGCTGGACGTGCGCATGCCCGGTATGGATGGCTTTGAGGTGGCACGTCTGATGCGTGGCAGCCAACGCACGCGCATGACGCCGATTATCTTCCTGACAGCCACTGCCCATTCACCCGACGCGGTGCTTGAAGGGTATGCCAGCGGTGCGATCGACTACCTGTTCAAGCCGTTTGACCCACTTATCCTCAAGCCCAAGGTGCAGGCGTTGCTGGATCACCAGCGTAATCGCCGCGCTTTGCAGCGCCTGAGCCATGACCTGGAACTGGCCCGCGCCTTCAATGCCTCGGTGCTGGATAACGCCGCCGAGGGCATTCTGGTGGTGGGCGAAACCAGTGTGATCGAATACGCCAACCCGGCCATTTCGCGGCTGCTCAATGCCACGATGGCCGAGTTGCAGGGGGAGAGTTTCCTCAGTTTTCTGCAAAAACCTCATGTGCCCACTTGGCTGGGCTTCCCGATGTACGAGGCGTATCGCAAGGGCCAGACGTGGCGCCAGCACGATGCCATTTTGCGTACGGGTCGCGGCCAGCAGGTGCCGGTGGCGTTATCCTGCGCGCCCTTGCCTGCCGAGCAGCAGGCGATGGTGGTGACAGTGCTGGACATGTCTGAAGTGCGCCACCTGCACCAGCAGCTGGAGTTCCAGGCCGTGACCGACCCGTTGACCGGGCTGCTGAACCGGCGGGGTTTTCATCAGGCGGTGGAGAATACGTTGCTGCGCGGCGAACGCAGCGAGCAGGCGCTGGTATTGCTGTACCTGGACCTTGATGGCTTCAAGCGGGTCAACGATACGTTGGGCCACGACGCCGGTGATCGTGTGCTGCGTTGGGTTTCTGAACAAATGCAGGCATGTCTGCGTTCCTACGACATTCTCGGACGCATCGGCGGGGACGAGTTCACCGCCTTGCTGGAGCTGGAGTTCCCCGAGCAGGCTGCGAAGATCGCGGAGAAGCTGATCGAGCGAGTGTCTGTGTGCCAGCAGGTCGACGGTCTGGATGTGATGCTCGGCGTCAGTATTGGCATTGCGACGTTTCCGGATTGCGGCTCGGACCTGAGCGGTCTGTTACGGGCAGCAGATATCGCTATGTACGAAGCCAAGCGCGCCGGACGTCAGCAGTATCGTTACTACGACCAGGAAATGAACGGCCGCGCCCGTTCGCGGCTGATGCTCGAAGACAGCGTACGCACAGCCATTGCGAACAAGGATTTCACCTTGGTGTACCAACCCCAGGTGTGCCTGGAAGATGGGCGTCTGCGCGGTGTCGAAGCACTGTTGCGCTGGCAGCATCCGAGTGTCGGCGATGTGCCACCAGGTTTGTTTTTGCCGCTGTTGGAAGAGGCGCGCTTGATCAGCCAGTTGAGCACCTGGATCTACCAGCAAGTCGCTGCCCAGCGCCAGGCCTGGCAAGCTACCTTCGACCCTGAGCTGGTGCTGAGCGTGAGCCTGAGCAGCAGCCAGTTCAATATGCCCAACCTGGCCAACCAACTGCAGCAGGTACTGGAGCGACATGGGCTGCGTGGGCGGCAGTTGGAGGTGGAAATCAGTGAAGACTGCCTGATGAATAACCTTGAGGAGTCGGCCAAACAGCTGCAGTTACTGCGCCGCATTGGCGTGCGTATAGCCCTGGATGACTTTGGTGCTGGCCACTGCTCCCTGGCCCATTTGCGCGATCTTGCGTTCGACACGCTCAAGCTTGACCCGCAGTTGGTGGCGCGCCTGCCAGGCTCGTCGCGGGATGCCGCAATGGCCCGCAGCATCATCCAGTTGTGTGGGCATTTTGATGTGTTGGTGATCGCTGAAGGCGTAGAGACCCTTGAGCAAACAGAATGGCTCAAGGCCAATGGCTGCACGTGTATCCAGGGGCCGTGGGCGGCGTTGCCGTTGATGGCCGAGGACGTTGCCGGCTGGTCGTACCCTCGCGTGCGTTGA